A window from Symbiopectobacterium purcellii encodes these proteins:
- a CDS encoding GPW/gp25 family protein, which yields MTARDSGMSHDNGTALADLEHIRQSVRDILITPIGSHVMDNDYGSLLSALIDQPQSPAVKLQVMAACYMALLRWEPRITLTGITLESTYDGKLAVDLVGVLTDSPAFSLSVPVS from the coding sequence ATGACCGCGCGCGATAGCGGCATGAGCCACGATAACGGCACCGCGCTGGCTGACCTTGAGCACATTCGCCAAAGCGTGCGCGACATTCTGATCACACCGATAGGCTCACACGTGATGGACAATGATTACGGTTCGCTGCTGTCCGCCCTTATCGACCAGCCGCAAAGCCCGGCGGTGAAATTGCAGGTGATGGCCGCGTGTTACATGGCGCTGCTGCGCTGGGAGCCACGCATCACGCTGACGGGCATCACGCTCGAATCGACCTACGACGGCAAGCTGGCCGTCGATCTTGTGGGCGTGCTGACCGATAGCCCCGCCTTTTCTCTTTCTGTTCCTGTGAGCTGA
- a CDS encoding IS5 family transposase (programmed frameshift) — translation MPRLMLSDDQYERISPFLPGKDSDPGRTAADNRLFVEAVLWIARTGSPWRDLPPDFGLWNSVYKRFARWSRAEIWHSVFAELAGDADFEEIFIDSTIVRVHQHAAGAPKKTGDQSIGRSRGGLTTKIHALVDGLGMLARFSLTGGQKSDTREALPLLGELKPSSLAADKAYDTNVILQYLESVGIQAVIPSKENRREQRPLDKHLYASRNLIERFFCRIKQFRRVATRFDKLSKRFASFVALAAAFVWLC, via the exons ATGCCAAGATTGATGCTCAGTGATGACCAATACGAACGGATTAGCCCGTTTTTGCCGGGAAAGGATTCGGATCCGGGACGAACAGCAGCAGATAATCGGCTTTTTGTCGAAGCGGTTTTATGGATCGCCCGAACTGGAAGCCCATGGAGAGATTTACCACCCGATTTCGGACTCTGGAACAGTGTGTACAAACGCTTTGCCAGATGGTCACGGGCAGAAATATGGCATTCCGTTTTTGCTGAACTTGCGGGCGATGCCGATTTCGAGGAAATCTTCATCGACAGCACTATCGTACGGGTTCATCAGCATGCAGCGGGCGCTCCCAAAAAAACGG GTGACCAGTCGATTGGTCGTTCTCGCGGGGGATTGACAACCAAGATTCACGCTCTGGTTGATGGGCTGGGCATGCTTGCCCGTTTTAGTTTGACTGGTGGTCAAAAGAGCGACACCAGAGAAGCATTGCCTTTACTTGGTGAATTGAAACCTTCAAGCTTGGCTGCAGACAAAGCCTACGATACGAATGTGATTCTACAATATCTGGAGTCGGTAGGCATTCAGGCTGTCATCCCCAGCAAAGAGAATCGCCGTGAGCAACGCCCACTGGACAAACATCTTTACGCTTCACGCAATTTGATCGAACGTTTCTTTTGCCGTATCAAGCAATTTCGACGCGTAGCTACACGCTTCGACAAACTCTCAAAACGCTTCGCATCATTCGTTGCGCTCGCTGCTGCATTCGTCTGGCTGTGTTAA
- a CDS encoding DUF6602 domain-containing protein produces the protein MKKTHDLHDFMNQISAEMASEYTRIQKRVSEDPGTAGDQGEENWAEILRDWLPQEYHIVTKGRIISQDGETSPQIDILILHASYPSKLLNKKLFLAAGVAAAFECKTTLKASHITEVIENSIKIKNLYKPRGGTPYRELHSPIIYGLLAHSHSWKGEQSEPEKIIINKLISEDRKLISHPRYALDLLCVADLGAWQFSKMAFVKSSIPPSEGQKHSVSIHQDALTINTAYLGHILNDERQDGHFRPMGFLISQLNQILAWENISMRNLAEYYFLTNLTGNGSGSMRSWSGDIFTDNVRIQLQQGGMTSNTSWSEWSPVFL, from the coding sequence ATGAAAAAAACTCATGATTTACATGATTTTATGAATCAAATCAGTGCTGAAATGGCAAGTGAATATACTCGAATTCAAAAACGAGTGTCAGAAGACCCAGGGACAGCAGGAGATCAAGGTGAAGAGAATTGGGCCGAAATCCTAAGGGATTGGCTCCCACAAGAGTATCATATCGTTACAAAAGGAAGAATTATTAGCCAAGATGGTGAGACTAGCCCTCAAATCGATATTCTTATCCTGCATGCTTCGTATCCATCAAAGTTGTTAAATAAAAAATTATTTTTAGCAGCAGGTGTAGCAGCAGCATTTGAATGCAAAACAACGCTTAAAGCGTCTCATATCACTGAAGTAATAGAAAATAGTATAAAAATAAAAAATCTTTATAAGCCGCGTGGAGGAACACCCTATAGGGAATTACACTCTCCCATTATTTACGGACTATTAGCTCATTCCCACTCTTGGAAAGGTGAACAATCTGAACCAGAGAAAATTATTATCAACAAACTTATAAGTGAAGATAGAAAACTAATTTCACACCCTCGCTATGCGTTGGACTTATTATGTGTTGCAGACTTAGGCGCATGGCAATTTAGTAAAATGGCATTCGTAAAATCTAGCATTCCCCCTTCAGAAGGACAGAAACACTCAGTATCCATACATCAAGACGCTCTCACAATAAATACTGCATATCTCGGTCACATACTCAATGATGAGAGGCAAGATGGACACTTCAGGCCAATGGGGTTTTTAATTTCTCAATTAAATCAAATACTTGCATGGGAAAATATTTCTATGAGAAATTTGGCAGAATACTATTTTTTGACCAATTTAACAGGCAATGGTTCTGGCTCAATGCGTAGTTGGTCTGGTGACATTTTTACTGATAACGTACGCATCCAATTGCAACAGGGCGGAATGACTAGCAACACAAGTTGGAGTGAATGGTCCCCGGTTTTTCTTTAA
- a CDS encoding phage virion morphogenesis protein, which yields MPHVLIGAYKSTADAASVEFVERVQRMARVHHYGLRDRPNRNSDDVQYEARLLLGFIQEESNLIETLVLEHFRH from the coding sequence ATGCCCCATGTCCTCATAGGTGCTTACAAAAGCACTGCCGATGCAGCCAGCGTGGAGTTTGTCGAGCGAGTGCAGCGCATGGCGCGTGTGCATCACTATGGCCTGCGCGATCGGCCTAACCGCAACAGTGATGATGTGCAATATGAGGCAAGGCTGCTGCTGGGGTTTATTCAGGAAGAGAGCAATCTGATTGAGACGCTGGTGCTTGAACACTTTCGTCATTAA
- a CDS encoding DUF6232 family protein, whose amino-acid sequence MDEIEFYKGGNVSITNARFLVGSTTYAMNGVTSVKRGKTDPSKAAPVIAGLIGLAMVFVATTFLFKAIGVGLFLLAVVWFRSIKPEYIVVLNSASGESQALSSQDVKYINDVINALNEAIIHRG is encoded by the coding sequence ATGGATGAAATTGAGTTTTACAAAGGTGGTAATGTAAGCATTACAAATGCAAGATTTTTAGTTGGCTCGACTACATACGCGATGAATGGCGTCACCTCCGTTAAGCGTGGCAAGACAGACCCTTCAAAAGCAGCACCTGTTATTGCTGGATTAATAGGTTTAGCAATGGTATTTGTTGCGACAACATTTTTGTTCAAAGCTATCGGCGTGGGATTATTCCTATTGGCTGTTGTATGGTTTAGATCAATTAAGCCTGAATACATTGTTGTTTTGAATAGTGCATCAGGTGAGTCTCAGGCGTTAAGCAGCCAAGATGTAAAGTATATTAATGATGTTATTAATGCGTTAAATGAAGCAATCATCCACCGCGGCTAG
- the vapC gene encoding type II toxin-antitoxin system tRNA(fMet)-specific endonuclease VapC, whose amino-acid sequence MLKYLLDTNICIYTIKNKPQEVRDAFYRHYGQFAISAITLMELIYGAEKSVNPEKNLAVIEGFSARLEVQTYGFDAAVHTGQIRAELAKQGTPIGPYDAMLAGHARSAGLILITNNVREFERVPGLRVENWVGSSADNSQPL is encoded by the coding sequence ATGCTGAAATATCTACTCGATACCAATATCTGTATTTACACCATCAAGAACAAACCACAGGAAGTCCGGGACGCTTTTTATCGTCATTACGGGCAGTTTGCTATCAGCGCTATCACGCTGATGGAACTGATCTATGGCGCGGAGAAATCGGTAAATCCAGAAAAAAATCTGGCCGTGATAGAAGGGTTTTCTGCACGTCTGGAAGTGCAAACTTATGGCTTTGACGCTGCCGTACATACTGGTCAAATTCGTGCGGAACTGGCAAAACAAGGAACACCCATTGGCCCGTATGATGCTATGTTAGCCGGTCACGCGCGGTCCGCTGGTTTGATTCTGATAACGAACAATGTGCGTGAGTTTGAACGTGTGCCTGGATTACGTGTAGAAAACTGGGTCGGTAGTTCGGCTGACAATAGCCAGCCTTTGTAA